Genomic segment of Edaphobacter bradus:
TCAATAAGGCGGGAACCGCTTACACCCTGACGGCCAGCAGCAGCCCGTTAACTGGAGCTACTAGCAGCGCGTTTAACATCTCGGCGGGCGCTGCGACGAAGCTGGCGTACACAACGGTACCGAGCACAGGGACGGCGGGGACAGCGTTCAGCGTGACGGTACAGTCGCAGGATGCCGGCGGCAACCCGGTCAGTCCCACCAGCAACACGACGATTACGCTGAGCAAGGCATCGGGCGGCGGCACGTTGAGCGGGACCCTCACAGGCTCGATTCCCACAAGCGGCAACAGCGTGACAATCTCAACACCGGTCTATTCGAAGTCGGACACGATGACGTTGACCGCCACCGCAACCGCAGGGGAGACGAGTCTGACACCCGTCACGAGTGGCAATATCGTGTTCTCTGCGGGTGCGGCGACGCAGTTGGCCTTCACCACGCAGCCATCGACGACAACGGCAGGAAGCGCGGTCAGCCCAGCAGTCACCATACAGGTGCGGGACGTCAACGGCAACCTCGTGACCACCAACAGCTCGAATGTCACAATAGCGATCAGCAGTGGCGGCGTTCTCAGCGGCGGGTCAACGTTGACGGTGGCGGCGTCAGGGGGAGTGGCGACGTTCTCGAATCTGGTGCCAACCAGGAGCGGGTCGTTCACGTTGTCGGCCACAGACGGATCCCTTACGGGCACCACCAGCAGTAGCTTCACGGTGAACGCCGCGGCGGCGAACAAACTCGTCTGGGGTCAACAGCCGCCCAGCTCTATTACTCGCGGCACGACCATCTCGCCGGCAATGACAGTATTCGTCGAGGACCAATATGGCAATTTGACGTCGAGCGCCAGCAACGTTGTGTTGACGTTCAATGTCAACTTCAACCCGCCTGGAAGCGACGCATTCAAGACAGGCTCTACGACCTCCGTTGGGGTGATAAGTGGTACCGCGACGTTCAGCAATATTGCCATCAGCGGGAATAAGACAGGTAGCGGAAGTACCTTCACTGCAACCCTCAGTGGCATCGCTAACCCAACCGTCGTTAGCAGCACGTTCGCCGTCCAGTAGCGGGTAGTGCATACATCGACGGTTCAAGTTGTGCTATCGAGCGTAAGGCGGCTTTGGCCTTGCACGAATTTCGAGATCTTCAGGGCGCGTCACCACCTGTGTCCCGCACTTGAGCTTAAGGAAAATCAAAACTTAATTTGAGGTTGAGGCGAAGAGCGTGGAATGGGTGACAGCCCGAGCTATTGCTCTGTCCAGTCAGCGGCGAGAAAACGTCCGCTGGCCTTGCGGTGGGATACTCCCGTGTCAGATAGTCGCACAGCTGGTCGTCTTGCAATCAGGTGCATGCGCTCGCCTTGCGAATCCAGAAGCGGGTTGATGCCGTATTCCCACTCAATTGAGTATGCCCAACTGAGGTGCCGAGGCCGCGGACGGCGTTGCTGCAGGAGCAGGTGGGCTAGTGCCCTTCTGCTCCTGTAGTGTTTGCGATTATTGTGACCTGCTGCGAGTTGAAAACTAGAAGCTATACTTCAATGCAAACTGGAGTTGGCGCTCTCCCTGCGCGTTGTTGACCAGACCGAAGGTGGAACCGATGCTGGAGTTCGGCGCCACAAGGATTGGGTTGTTCAGAGCGTTGATAGCTTCGGCGCGGAACTGCAGACTCTGGTGCTCGACGATCTGGAAGGTCTTGGCAACGCTGAAATCAACTCCCTGCAGGCCGGGGCCGCGGAAGCTGCCGACTTGGCAGTTGCCGAAGGTCCCGAGACCAGGTTGCGATACAGAACCCGAATCGAACCAGAAGTAACCCGGGTTGTTTGGATCGGTCGACCTCTTGTATGGAGTCTCCTTCGGGTGGCCTGTGCAGTTAGCCCTGGGAAATCCGGTGATGACTCCAGAGTTGTTTGCCGCCTGGGCAGTGATGGGGAATCCGGTGTGAAGCTGGAGGATGGAGTTCACCTGCCAGCCGCCGATGATCGTATCGGTAACGCGACCCACGTTGGAGGCAAACATACGACCTCGTCCGAAGGGCAGGTCGTAGGTGACGAAGCCGTTGAAGCTGCTGACTACGTCCTGGTCACATCTGCCGTAGTCCCTTTCCGGGTGGTACGTGTCCTGGAAGAAGAAGTGGTTGTTGCCGGCCTGCGTCAGGGCAGGGTTGGTGTCGCCATATTGCGCATAGAATCCAGAGGAGTTGCCGAGGCACTTGGAAAAAGTATAGTTGGCCTGAAATTCCAACCCATGGCTCAGACGTTGCTGGAAGCTGGCCTGAAGAGAGTTGTAGTTGGAGTAGCCAGTCGATGCGGTCAAACGAGCCTGACCGATTAGACCCTGCAGTGTGGGACTGAGATAGGGACTGGGAGCAATGGCACCACCTGGCAGCAGAACCTTCTGATTGATGAGCGCGATCGTCATGAGATGGTCTGTCTTCTGGCCGACGTAGCTGATCTGGAAAGTTGACGCGTTGCCGAACTGGCGCTGTACCGTAAAGTTGTACTGCTGTGAAACCGCGGGCCGGATGTTGTGGGGATCGAATGCGTGAATGCCGGTACCCGAGAAGCAGAGCGGCGAAACCGCGACGGCAGCGGCGGCCGTGCATCCCGAGGACGGGAAGGTCGAGAAGCCCTGATCGAGGGTACTCCCGGGAAGAGCGACTGAGGCTCCGTTATAGGTCACGTTGTGGGGAATCGCGAAGGGCGGATTCTGAAACAGGAGGTTGCCTGTCCCAGTGCTCTCGAGAAAGTTGGACATGCCCCACGCCAGCCGGACTACGGTGGCCTTGGCGAATCTCGGCTGCCAGGAGACGCCAATACGTGGCTGGTAGTTGGTGGGACCGTTGTACTGACTGTAGAGAGCCTTCGAGTTACCGTTCTGGCCTGCGAGCATGACGGTCCCGGTGAAGAGGCCGTAGTTTGTCGCCTGGTTGTGCGATTCGGCTCGCGGTGTCACGACTTCGTAGCGAAGGCCGAGGTTAAGCGTTACGTTGGGTGAGATGCGCCAATCATCCTGTCCAAAGGCCGCGACCAGGCTGTTGCGCAGGCTGCGGCCACTGCCTGATCCAAGACCGACGTTTTGAGGAAGGCCTAGCAGGAAGTCAGCTTCGGCCATGCCGATGGGGCTGATCGTTTTGGCGGGGTTGGTTGGATCTGGAACAACGATGGATGGATTACTGGTGAAAGAGCCGTCGTAGAAGAACTGTCCGGCAAGTCCGGAGTTGCCGACGTAGAGAACGTTCGCACGGTAGTTGTAGTACTCGAAGCCCACGTTGATATTGTGTTTTTCGTGCACGATCGTCAAGGTGTCTTCAATCTGCGCAACCGTGTCGTGGAAGATGGAGATGAGGTTATTGCTGCCTAGCTCCGGGCCGTTGCTGTTCCCGCCTTGGAACATCTGCATTGGAAGGAAGGTCTGATTCGGTGCAGTACCGGCGATGCCGAAGACCTGCGGAAGGTTCTGACCGGTGGGATTTACGTAGCCTTCCGTTACGGGAAAGTAGCTGGCTCCTATACGAAAGGCGTTGAGCAAGGAGGGGCTAAAGGTATGCGAGTAGTCAAGGACGCCGTTATAGAGGGGAAACTCGTTGTCCGAGTTACCTAACAGCTGCTGGCTGTTGGTGGTGGGGTTGACGATGTGCTGCTGAGAA
This window contains:
- a CDS encoding beta strand repeat-containing protein, whose translation is MARGPRKNSVLAVLVAVAFLASGILLFAQNTKTGTASLGVQVAPAVQLTTNGTTSVSLWIRLATGGTGSLWGDSTNTCTSPITGATTYSTSGEYNNIPLSSIPFTSSNNYVCAYNPTAAIPSAYVVWPHTPASLKFSTQPTNTTSAAPISPAVTVQVLDSNGLLDTGSTASVTISITSGTGTSGATLSGTLTQSAVNGVATFNNLSINKAGTAYTLTASSSPLTGATSSAFNISAGAATKLAYTTVPSTGTAGTAFSVTVQSQDAGGNPVSPTSNTTITLSKASGGGTLSGTLTGSIPTSGNSVTISTPVYSKSDTMTLTATATAGETSLTPVTSGNIVFSAGAATQLAFTTQPSTTTAGSAVSPAVTIQVRDVNGNLVTTNSSNVTIAISSGGVLSGGSTLTVAASGGVATFSNLVPTRSGSFTLSATDGSLTGTTSSSFTVNAAAANKLVWGQQPPSSITRGTTISPAMTVFVEDQYGNLTSSASNVVLTFNVNFNPPGSDAFKTGSTTSVGVISGTATFSNIAISGNKTGSGSTFTATLSGIANPTVVSSTFAVQ
- a CDS encoding TonB-dependent receptor; translation: MRGRIVLYSLFVFLISSSLAFAQDVSSKITGTVADASGAIISGADVTARETSRGIVYPTKTNAAGVYYLSPLPVGNYELKVVAAGFTTQVYPTFDLIMDQTARVDFKMTVGDTTQVIEVSAAAPLLQTDQTFMGTVLDARANVTLPLATRNYNQLTLLSPGAVSLNPGAFTNAQASFQVGRPYINGNREQTNNYIIDGIDNNQIDNNDVAYAPSVDAIQEFNLISQNAPASYGNYLGGIVSVTLKSGTNQFHGNVFWFIRNDALNANTWKNGFTKGQPHVPGQNNSDGTGLKPLLRWNEFGGSIGGPILKDKLFFFADYQGSRFDQPATSVPFTVFTVRERAGDFGELCKAGFNASGLCNNLGTQLYNPFSASTPGGRQPFLNNKIPSTLFSSAASKILTSNLYPGPTNSFITGNQINLKHSYTNSDQGDIKIDWVASEQDHIYGRYSQQHIVNPTTNSQQLLGNSDNEFPLYNGVLDYSHTFSPSLLNAFRIGASYFPVTEGYVNPTGQNLPQVFGIAGTAPNQTFLPMQMFQGGNSNGPELGSNNLISIFHDTVAQIEDTLTIVHEKHNINVGFEYYNYRANVLYVGNSGLAGQFFYDGSFTSNPSIVVPDPTNPAKTISPIGMAEADFLLGLPQNVGLGSGSGRSLRNSLVAAFGQDDWRISPNVTLNLGLRYEVVTPRAESHNQATNYGLFTGTVMLAGQNGNSKALYSQYNGPTNYQPRIGVSWQPRFAKATVVRLAWGMSNFLESTGTGNLLFQNPPFAIPHNVTYNGASVALPGSTLDQGFSTFPSSGCTAAAAVAVSPLCFSGTGIHAFDPHNIRPAVSQQYNFTVQRQFGNASTFQISYVGQKTDHLMTIALINQKVLLPGGAIAPSPYLSPTLQGLIGQARLTASTGYSNYNSLQASFQQRLSHGLEFQANYTFSKCLGNSSGFYAQYGDTNPALTQAGNNHFFFQDTYHPERDYGRCDQDVVSSFNGFVTYDLPFGRGRMFASNVGRVTDTIIGGWQVNSILQLHTGFPITAQAANNSGVITGFPRANCTGHPKETPYKRSTDPNNPGYFWFDSGSVSQPGLGTFGNCQVGSFRGPGLQGVDFSVAKTFQIVEHQSLQFRAEAINALNNPILVAPNSSIGSTFGLVNNAQGERQLQFALKYSF